A genomic stretch from Antarcticibacterium flavum includes:
- a CDS encoding succinate dehydrogenase/fumarate reductase iron-sulfur subunit, whose protein sequence is MKLTLKIWRQKNAAAKGAIQTYQLGGVDPDMSFLEMLDVLNEDLVGKGEEPVVFDHDCREGICGSCSLQINGEPHGPDRAITTCQLHMRKFNDGDTIVIEPFRAKAFPVIKDLVVDRSSFERIQQAGGYISVNTSGNTQDANSIPIPKEDADLAFFAATCIGCGACVAACKNASAMLFTSAKVSQMALLPQGKVEATKRVLAMVEQMDAEGFGNCTNTGACETECPKEISLENIARMNREYLKASIK, encoded by the coding sequence ATGAAGCTTACACTAAAAATATGGCGTCAAAAAAACGCCGCTGCAAAGGGAGCTATTCAAACCTATCAATTAGGTGGGGTAGATCCAGATATGTCTTTCCTGGAAATGCTGGACGTGCTCAATGAGGACCTGGTAGGTAAGGGAGAAGAGCCTGTAGTGTTTGATCACGACTGCAGGGAAGGCATCTGTGGCTCCTGTAGTTTACAAATAAATGGAGAACCTCATGGACCCGACAGGGCAATTACGACCTGCCAGCTACATATGCGTAAATTCAACGATGGGGATACTATTGTAATAGAGCCTTTTCGTGCAAAGGCATTTCCCGTTATTAAGGACCTGGTGGTAGACCGTAGTTCCTTTGAAAGGATACAGCAGGCAGGAGGATATATATCTGTGAATACTTCCGGAAATACCCAGGATGCCAATTCCATTCCTATTCCAAAAGAAGATGCAGATCTTGCATTCTTCGCTGCGACCTGTATTGGCTGTGGAGCCTGCGTGGCTGCCTGTAAGAATGCCAGTGCCATGTTGTTCACCTCGGCCAAGGTTAGCCAGATGGCTTTATTGCCACAGGGGAAAGTGGAAGCCACAAAGCGGGTTCTTGCCATGGTGGAGCAAATGGATGCTGAAGGTTTTGGTAACTGTACCAATACTGGTGCCTGCGAGACAGAATGTCCTAAAGAGATCTCTCTTGAGAATATCGCCAGGATGAACAGGGAATACCTGAAGGCAAGTATTAAATAA
- a CDS encoding methionine aminotransferase — MPLDSLPSSKLPGQQESIFSKMSRLSAKNKAVDLSQGFPDFPTDDRLKELVTRAMNSGYNQYAPMAGVYELREQISNKISKLYSREYDPEREITITNGATQAIYSAITAFVGKGDEVIVLKPAYDSYEPTIKLNGGVPVLIQLKGKDYKVDWQEVKDKITSRTRMMIINTPHNPTGTVLSREDMHRLEETLKGKDIILLSDEVYEHLIFDGQTHQSAALFPDLASRAIICASFGKTFHNTGWKTGYCVAPAELMAEIWKVHQFQVFCINHPMQRAYAEYLKDPENYLGLPEFYEKKRDKFLELIDGSRFKAVPSGGTYFQLLDYSEITTEADTKFAERLVSEHKLATIPISVFNIDNRDNNQLRFCFAKTVETLEKASEIIHRI, encoded by the coding sequence ATGCCTTTAGATTCATTGCCTTCATCAAAACTACCAGGCCAGCAGGAAAGTATTTTCTCCAAAATGAGCCGGCTTTCTGCAAAAAATAAAGCTGTAGACCTTTCCCAGGGTTTTCCAGATTTTCCAACAGATGACAGGTTAAAGGAGCTGGTGACCAGGGCCATGAATAGCGGTTATAATCAATATGCTCCAATGGCCGGAGTTTATGAACTCCGGGAACAGATCTCAAATAAAATAAGTAAGCTCTATTCAAGGGAGTATGATCCTGAAAGGGAGATCACCATAACGAATGGAGCTACCCAGGCCATTTATTCGGCAATTACTGCTTTTGTAGGAAAAGGTGATGAGGTTATTGTTCTAAAACCGGCTTATGACAGTTATGAACCTACAATTAAATTAAATGGGGGAGTTCCTGTTCTCATTCAGCTAAAAGGGAAGGACTATAAGGTAGACTGGCAGGAAGTTAAAGATAAGATTACCTCCAGGACCAGGATGATGATCATCAATACCCCACATAATCCTACAGGTACGGTACTTTCCCGTGAAGACATGCATCGCCTGGAGGAAACCCTAAAAGGAAAAGATATCATTCTCTTAAGTGATGAGGTCTATGAGCATCTCATATTTGATGGCCAAACCCATCAAAGTGCTGCTCTTTTTCCCGACCTGGCATCACGGGCTATTATTTGTGCCTCTTTTGGAAAAACCTTTCATAATACGGGCTGGAAAACCGGCTATTGCGTTGCCCCGGCTGAACTTATGGCCGAAATTTGGAAAGTTCACCAATTCCAGGTCTTTTGTATAAATCACCCTATGCAAAGAGCCTATGCAGAATACTTAAAAGATCCTGAAAATTATCTTGGACTTCCAGAATTTTACGAGAAAAAGAGGGATAAATTCCTGGAGCTAATCGATGGCAGTAGATTTAAAGCCGTGCCTTCAGGAGGGACCTATTTTCAGTTACTGGATTATTCAGAAATTACCACTGAGGCAGATACGAAGTTTGCTGAAAGACTGGTTAGTGAACATAAGCTTGCCACAATACCAATTTCAGTTTTTAATATAGATAACCGGGATAATAATCAGCTAAGATTTTGCTTTGCAAAGACAGTGGAAACTTTGGAAAAAGCTTCAGAAATTATTCATAGGATTTAA
- a CDS encoding DUF1440 domain-containing protein, producing the protein MRSPNFFSQKSFASSTARGVIAGFIGGLAGTAIKSLVEEFLPVRKVEQRSAQIKIVDDLSTKITGSPISTQNEALAEQLVSFPFGASIGAAYGYGKKDKDAYNISDGVILGASTWVSTHETSLPILGLEPKPTDIPIRMQINELLAHVLFGITTEIVRSAVNEKLKGGRDLKSYE; encoded by the coding sequence ATGAGATCACCTAATTTTTTTAGTCAGAAGTCTTTCGCCTCCAGCACAGCAAGAGGAGTAATAGCAGGTTTTATAGGTGGCCTGGCAGGAACTGCGATCAAGAGCCTCGTGGAGGAATTTCTCCCAGTGCGCAAGGTCGAGCAACGAAGTGCCCAGATAAAGATCGTGGATGACCTTTCAACCAAGATCACAGGGAGTCCAATAAGCACTCAAAATGAAGCCCTGGCCGAGCAGCTGGTAAGCTTTCCTTTTGGGGCAAGTATTGGAGCTGCTTATGGCTATGGAAAAAAGGACAAGGATGCCTACAACATAAGTGATGGGGTTATTCTGGGTGCATCTACCTGGGTGTCTACCCACGAAACCTCCCTTCCTATTCTTGGACTGGAGCCAAAACCTACAGATATTCCTATAAGAATGCAGATTAATGAGTTACTGGCCCACGTACTGTTTGGTATCACTACAGAGATCGTGAGAAGTGCCGTAAATGAAAAACTTAAAGGGGGTCGAGATCTTAAATCCTATGAATAA